The sequence below is a genomic window from Sphingobium sp. EP60837.
CTGCTGAGAGAACAAACAGGAGTCCGGTTCGCGCGCATGTCGGGATCTGGCGCGACTTGCTTTGCGCTGTTTGATGGGGTGGCCAGCAGGGGCGCGGCGGCTATGGCCCTCTGCGCGCTGAGGCCGGATTGGTGGATCATGGAAACGGAGATAGGCGGAGCGTGAGCGAGGCTTTCACTCAGATCAACTGCGGAGCGCTCGATCTGCTGATCATCGCCGACCATGCTTCGGCCCATGTGCCTGCCGATATCGACCTGGCTATCGATGCCGCATTGCTGACCAATCATATCGCCGTGGATATCGGGGTGGCGGAGGTCAGCCGCCTACTAGCTGAACAACTGGGATGTACGGCGATTTTGGGCGGCGTGTCCCGCCTGGTCATTGATTTGAACCGCGAGGATGACGCACCTGGCCTGCTTCCGGTGATGAGCGATGGCCATGTGATCCCCGGCAATCGCCAAGCGGACCTGGCAGAGCGGATGATCCGCTTCCACCATCCCTATCATCATCAGATCGGCCGGCTGTTGGACGGTATGACATCGCCCTTCATCCTGTCGGTGCATAGCTTTACGCCCAGCCTAGCAAGCGATCCTCATGCCGAGCGCCCGTGGGATATCGGCGTCCTGTATAATGGGGATGATCGCGCAGCCCGCATCGCCATTCCGTTGCTGTCGGAAGCGGGGCTGCTGGTCGGCGATCAATTGCCCTATTCGGGTAAGCTGCTCAATGCGACGATGAACCGCCATGCCGAAGCCAACGGTATCCCCTATCTCGGCATCGAGATGCGGCAGGATCTGGTGGCGGACGCCGACGGGCAGCGCCGCTTCGCCAGTATAATAGGCCCGATCGTGCTACAATGCCGCAATAGCCTTGCGTGACTCGTCCCTTTTTGGAAAGGAGACGCGCGCAAGAAGGGTAGGTTTTATGTCTCACACATTCGACAAGTCGAAACTGCCGAGCCGTCATGTCTCGGTTGGTCCGGAGCGGGCCCCGCATCGCAGCTATTATTACGCGATGGGCTTGACCGAGGAAGAGATTGGCCGCCCCTTCGTAGGTATCGCCTCCGCTGGTAACGACAGCGCGCCGTGCAACACGACGCTCGACATGCAGGCAGATTGGTGCCGCCAAGGCGTGAACGAGGCGGGCGGGATGCCGCGCCGTTTCAATACCATCACCGTGACCGATGGCATTGCCATGGGACATCAGGGCATGAAAAGCTCGCTCGCGAGCCGCGAAGTGATCGCGGATTCTGTCGAGCTATCGGTGCGCGGTCACTGTTATGACGCGCTCGTCACCTTCGCCGGGTGCGACAAGTCGCTGCCTGGCATGATGATGGCGATGCTGCGCCTCAACGTCCCGTCGATCTTCGTCTATGGCGGATCGATCCTGCCAGGCCGCTTCGAAAACCGCGACGTCACCGTCGTCGATGTGTTCGAGGTGGTCGGTAAATATGCCGCCGGCGCCTGCCCCCTGAAGGATGTGATCGCGCTCGAAAAGGTGGCGTGCCCTGGTCACGGCGCCTGCGGCGGGCAATATACCGCCAACACCATGGCCTGTGTCGGTGAAGCGATCGGCCTGTCGTTGCCCAACAGCAATATGGCGCCCGCGCCCTATAAGAGCCGCGAAGAGGTCGCGGTTGCCGCAGGACGCCAGGTCATGGAGTTGCTGGCGAAGAATATCCGCCCCCGCGACATCTGTACCCGCGAGGCGTTCGAAAATGCCGCGCGGATCGTCGCCGCGACTGGCGGATCGACCAATGGCGCGCTTCACCTGCCCGCCATGGCGAATGAGTGCGGCATCGACTTCGACCTGTTCGATGTGGCCGAAATCTTCAAATCCACGCCATATATCGCGGACCTGAAGCCGGGCGGAAAATATGTTGCCAAGGATATGTATGATGCGGGTGGCATCTACATGCTGATGAAGACATTGCACGACAACGGCCTTCTGCACGGCGACTGCATGACGGTGACGGGTAAGACCCTTGCCGAGAATATTGAGGAAGTGACCTGGAACCCGGACCAGAAGGTCATCTATGACGTCAAGTCGCCGATCACCCCGACGGGCGGCGTTGTCGGCCTTAAAGGTTCGCTGGCGCCCAACGGCGCGATCGTGAAGGTCGCCGGCATGCACCGGCTGCAATTCGAAGGGCCCGCCAGGGTCTTCGATTGCGAGGAAGATGCTTTCGCCGCCGTTGAGGCGCGCGACATCGCCGAGGGTTCGGTGATCATCATCCGTTATGAAGGCCCGAAGGGCGGCCCCGGAATGCGCGAGATGCTATCCACCACTGCGGCGCTCTACGGCCAGGGCATGGGCG
It includes:
- the ilvD gene encoding dihydroxy-acid dehydratase, with the translated sequence MSHTFDKSKLPSRHVSVGPERAPHRSYYYAMGLTEEEIGRPFVGIASAGNDSAPCNTTLDMQADWCRQGVNEAGGMPRRFNTITVTDGIAMGHQGMKSSLASREVIADSVELSVRGHCYDALVTFAGCDKSLPGMMMAMLRLNVPSIFVYGGSILPGRFENRDVTVVDVFEVVGKYAAGACPLKDVIALEKVACPGHGACGGQYTANTMACVGEAIGLSLPNSNMAPAPYKSREEVAVAAGRQVMELLAKNIRPRDICTREAFENAARIVAATGGSTNGALHLPAMANECGIDFDLFDVAEIFKSTPYIADLKPGGKYVAKDMYDAGGIYMLMKTLHDNGLLHGDCMTVTGKTLAENIEEVTWNPDQKVIYDVKSPITPTGGVVGLKGSLAPNGAIVKVAGMHRLQFEGPARVFDCEEDAFAAVEARDIAEGSVIIIRYEGPKGGPGMREMLSTTAALYGQGMGEKVALITDGRFSGATRGFCIGHVGPEAAEGGPIALVENGDIIAIDAEAGTIDLKVAESVLAERQKNWRPRQNDYQAGALWRYAQNVGPAYKGAVTHPGAKAETHVYADI
- a CDS encoding N-formylglutamate amidohydrolase — translated: MSEAFTQINCGALDLLIIADHASAHVPADIDLAIDAALLTNHIAVDIGVAEVSRLLAEQLGCTAILGGVSRLVIDLNREDDAPGLLPVMSDGHVIPGNRQADLAERMIRFHHPYHHQIGRLLDGMTSPFILSVHSFTPSLASDPHAERPWDIGVLYNGDDRAARIAIPLLSEAGLLVGDQLPYSGKLLNATMNRHAEANGIPYLGIEMRQDLVADADGQRRFASIIGPIVLQCRNSLA